From Herbiconiux flava, one genomic window encodes:
- a CDS encoding alpha-E domain-containing protein — protein sequence MLSRIAESLFWIGRYIERSDGTARILDVHLQLLLEDPWIEENLACRSLLSVMGSDVPDDNRSLTRADVLALLAVDRTHPASIAYSLGAARENARRAREIVSTELWECLNTTRARMPRKIAGEKTHEFFGWVRDRSALAVGIMESSASRDEAWHFFTLGRSIERADMTARLLATRSLTEASGPSWTTILRSCGAYEAYLRTYRGVPSARNAAEFLLLDRLFPRSILYSVSRAEQCLRDLGPRNERLGVTDSAQRLLGQIRSQLEYRPITDILHELPRHMDSVQDATSAASEAVRQRYFPTNTAPSWIGESA from the coding sequence ATGCTGTCCCGCATCGCGGAGTCCCTGTTCTGGATCGGCCGCTACATCGAGCGCTCCGACGGCACCGCGCGCATCCTCGACGTGCACCTGCAGCTCCTCCTGGAGGACCCGTGGATCGAGGAGAACCTCGCCTGCCGCTCGCTGCTGTCGGTGATGGGCAGCGACGTGCCCGACGACAACCGCTCCCTCACGCGCGCCGACGTGCTCGCGCTGCTCGCGGTCGACCGCACGCATCCGGCCTCGATCGCCTACTCGCTCGGCGCCGCCCGCGAGAACGCCCGGCGCGCCCGCGAGATCGTCTCGACCGAGCTCTGGGAGTGCCTGAACACCACCCGTGCCCGGATGCCGCGGAAGATCGCCGGCGAGAAGACGCACGAGTTCTTCGGCTGGGTGCGCGACCGCTCGGCGCTCGCCGTGGGCATCATGGAGTCCAGCGCCAGCCGTGACGAGGCCTGGCACTTCTTCACCCTCGGCCGTTCGATCGAGCGCGCCGACATGACCGCGCGCCTGCTCGCCACCCGCAGCCTCACCGAGGCGAGCGGCCCGTCGTGGACGACGATCCTCCGCTCCTGCGGCGCCTACGAGGCCTACCTCCGCACCTATCGCGGGGTGCCCAGCGCACGCAACGCGGCCGAGTTCCTGCTGCTGGACCGCCTGTTCCCCCGCTCCATCCTGTACTCGGTGTCGCGCGCCGAGCAGTGCCTGCGCGACCTCGGCCCCCGCAACGAGCGGCTCGGCGTCACCGACAGTGCGCAGCGGCTGCTCGGGCAGATCCGCTCGCAGCTGGAGTACCGGCCGATCACCGACATCCTGCACGAGCTGCCGCGCCACATGGACAGCGTGCAGGACGCCACGAGCGCCGCCAGCGAGGCCGTCCGGCAGCGCTACTTCCCCACCAACACGGCCCCGAGCTGGATCGGAGAGAGCGCATGA
- a CDS encoding transglutaminase family protein, translating into MNRLRIRHITGYRYEGEVQASYNEARMLPVSSEAQFVLHSSLEIAPVSSNHGYIDYWGTRVSSFEVLTPHKELSLTATSLVEVRNRPHAAHPLEWSELASQAATSTTYVEQAKQTKLTAPAADLVELAESIAAAHTSPCDAALEICTEIGRQVEYVQGVTGVQSTARESWKDKRGVCQDITHIAIGALRSVGIPARYVSGYLHPKPGAAIGETVTGESHAWVEWFCGEWRGFDPTNLIDIGERHVIVGRGRDYNDIAPLRGVYAGPFGSQLFVKVEITRES; encoded by the coding sequence ATGAACCGGCTGCGCATCCGGCACATCACCGGGTACCGCTACGAGGGCGAGGTGCAGGCCTCCTACAACGAGGCGCGCATGCTGCCCGTGAGCTCGGAGGCGCAGTTCGTGCTGCACTCCTCGCTCGAGATCGCCCCCGTCTCCTCCAACCACGGGTACATCGACTACTGGGGCACGCGGGTGTCGTCGTTCGAGGTGCTGACGCCGCACAAGGAGCTCTCGCTCACGGCGACCAGCCTCGTGGAGGTGCGCAACCGGCCGCACGCCGCTCATCCGCTCGAATGGTCCGAGCTGGCGTCGCAGGCCGCCACCTCGACCACCTACGTCGAGCAGGCGAAGCAGACGAAGCTCACGGCGCCGGCCGCCGATCTCGTCGAGCTCGCCGAGTCGATCGCGGCGGCCCACACCTCGCCGTGCGACGCGGCGCTCGAGATCTGCACCGAGATCGGCCGCCAGGTCGAGTACGTGCAGGGCGTCACGGGCGTACAGTCGACCGCGCGCGAGTCGTGGAAGGACAAGCGCGGCGTCTGCCAGGACATCACCCACATCGCGATCGGCGCCCTGCGCTCGGTCGGAATCCCGGCGCGCTACGTGTCGGGCTACCTGCACCCGAAGCCCGGCGCCGCCATCGGCGAGACGGTCACGGGCGAGTCGCACGCCTGGGTCGAGTGGTTCTGCGGGGAGTGGCGCGGCTTCGACCCGACGAACCTGATCGACATCGGCGAGCGGCACGTCATCGTCGGGCGCGGGCGCGACTACAACGACATCGCGCCGTTGCGCGGGGTCTACGCGGGCCCCTTCGGCTCGCAGCTCTTCGTGAAGGTGGAAATCACGCGCGAGTCGTGA
- a CDS encoding alpha/beta fold hydrolase — protein sequence MPEQPPPSAHFTAVFEDEQGIAITYYGWTVEQPRAVVQISHGLGEHALRYAALAAELNGAGYSVYAADQRGHGATGLAQHGGDRSKMGRLGPGGLRATVDDIRQLGVQVAREHPEVPLVLLGHSWGSLMVQMLVNTPALAHYAGVVLVGTAYRMPGSMDGGDLTRRHRPAKGSPGAPGNGFEWLSRDVEAQQRAASDELMFPAEVLKLFGVADGLRLFGRPSRHLVADVPMLIIVGDDDILGGRASATKLRRAYLERSKLSDVELHVYPDARHEILNETNRDEVVRDLLAWLERHVSPPGAAGGAGSSLSSPTAGE from the coding sequence ATGCCTGAGCAGCCGCCGCCGAGCGCGCACTTCACCGCCGTGTTCGAGGACGAGCAGGGTATCGCCATCACCTATTACGGCTGGACGGTCGAGCAGCCCCGGGCCGTCGTGCAGATCTCGCACGGTCTCGGCGAGCACGCCCTGCGCTACGCCGCCCTCGCGGCCGAGCTGAACGGGGCCGGCTACAGCGTCTACGCCGCCGACCAGCGCGGACACGGCGCCACGGGCCTCGCCCAGCACGGCGGCGACCGCTCGAAGATGGGCCGGCTCGGGCCGGGCGGGCTGCGGGCGACGGTGGACGACATCCGTCAGCTGGGCGTGCAGGTCGCGCGCGAGCATCCGGAGGTGCCCCTCGTGCTGCTCGGCCACAGCTGGGGCTCGTTGATGGTGCAGATGCTCGTCAACACGCCCGCGCTGGCGCACTACGCGGGCGTCGTGCTCGTCGGCACGGCGTACCGGATGCCCGGGTCGATGGACGGCGGGGACCTCACCCGACGGCACCGCCCTGCGAAGGGCAGCCCGGGCGCACCCGGCAACGGCTTCGAGTGGCTCTCGCGCGACGTCGAGGCGCAGCAGCGCGCCGCCTCCGACGAGCTCATGTTCCCCGCCGAGGTGCTCAAGCTGTTCGGAGTGGCCGACGGTCTGCGCCTGTTCGGCCGGCCGTCCCGGCACCTCGTCGCCGACGTGCCCATGCTCATCATCGTGGGCGACGACGACATCCTCGGTGGGCGGGCGAGCGCCACCAAGCTGCGGCGCGCCTACCTCGAGCGGTCGAAGCTGAGCGACGTCGAGCTGCACGTGTATCCGGATGCGCGGCACGAGATCCTGAACGAGACCAACCGCGACGAGGTGGTGCGCGACCTGCTCGCGTGGCTGGAGCGCCACGTGTCGCCGCCCGGCGCCGCCGGAGGCGCCGGCTCGTCGCTCTCCTCGCCGACGGCAGGGGAGTAG
- a CDS encoding alpha/beta hydrolase, translating to MEALLELPIIDGPLIWVVVALSAVVLVYLLVRPPGIRWLLTVLIGLLAGALVAFGVIAWAELTDAFGIALPIQVKAIAVATFAAVGVAVVNLWRSRWWRKVIAVLGVLLFAASGALGVNAWFGLNPTVASLLGITVEHPIVIPTNSPQPTSTDDPDAGKPLYETWKPPAGMPTVGTQGTQVIPPTASGFTSRPAGIYLPPAALVEGAPALPFLLLMMGQPGNPETDFVADALDSYAASHDGLAPIVIVADQLGDPNQDPVCADTAALGDAETFITQDVVNWARSNLNILKDPAHTTIAGYSNGGGCAFKYGAKYPEIFGNVFDISGEEYPGSEEPDQVIASLFGGDVAAFEAEKPESILTSGAHAYPDTFAVFTVGGNDPAFLPEAASASAAATAAGWKTTYYVVPGAGHVQDAIRGGLSYGFGLLYPRLGLAPPA from the coding sequence GTGGAGGCGCTGCTCGAGCTGCCCATCATCGACGGCCCCCTGATCTGGGTCGTGGTCGCCCTCTCGGCCGTCGTGCTCGTCTACCTGCTCGTGCGCCCGCCGGGCATCCGCTGGCTGCTGACCGTGCTGATCGGCCTGCTCGCCGGGGCGCTCGTCGCCTTCGGCGTGATCGCGTGGGCCGAGCTCACCGACGCCTTCGGCATCGCGCTGCCGATCCAGGTGAAGGCGATCGCCGTCGCGACCTTCGCCGCCGTCGGGGTCGCGGTGGTGAACCTGTGGCGCTCGCGGTGGTGGCGCAAGGTCATCGCCGTTCTGGGCGTGCTGCTGTTCGCGGCGTCGGGCGCCCTCGGCGTCAACGCCTGGTTCGGCCTCAACCCGACGGTGGCGTCGCTCCTCGGCATCACGGTCGAGCATCCGATCGTCATCCCGACGAACTCGCCGCAGCCCACCTCGACCGACGACCCGGATGCGGGCAAGCCCCTCTACGAGACCTGGAAGCCGCCGGCCGGCATGCCGACGGTGGGCACCCAGGGCACGCAGGTCATCCCGCCCACGGCCTCCGGCTTCACGTCCCGCCCCGCGGGCATCTACCTGCCGCCGGCCGCGCTGGTCGAGGGCGCCCCGGCCCTGCCGTTCCTGCTGCTGATGATGGGCCAGCCGGGCAACCCCGAGACCGACTTCGTGGCGGATGCGCTCGACAGCTACGCCGCGTCGCACGACGGCCTGGCACCGATCGTCATCGTCGCCGACCAGCTCGGCGACCCCAACCAGGACCCGGTCTGCGCTGACACCGCGGCCCTCGGCGACGCCGAGACGTTCATCACGCAGGACGTCGTCAACTGGGCGCGCTCGAACCTGAACATCCTGAAGGACCCGGCCCACACGACCATCGCGGGCTACTCCAACGGCGGCGGATGCGCGTTCAAGTACGGCGCGAAGTACCCCGAGATCTTCGGCAACGTCTTCGACATCTCGGGCGAGGAGTACCCCGGATCAGAGGAGCCCGACCAGGTGATCGCCTCGCTCTTCGGCGGGGACGTGGCGGCCTTCGAAGCGGAGAAGCCGGAGAGCATCCTGACGTCGGGGGCGCACGCCTATCCCGACACCTTCGCGGTCTTCACGGTCGGCGGCAACGACCCGGCCTTCCTGCCCGAGGCGGCCTCGGCCTCGGCGGCGGCCACAGCGGCCGGCTGGAAGACGACGTACTACGTCGTCCCCGGCGCCGGCCACGTGCAGGACGCCATCCGCGGCGGCCTCAGCTACGGCTTCGGCCTCCTCTACCCGCGCCTCGGCCTGGCCCCGCCCGCGTAG
- a CDS encoding cell wall-binding repeat-containing protein, whose protein sequence is MKIDSTSHFGYVVDKASKSVLVYDLSESSFIPVTSIPTGLAFPVATALDENAHRLAVADLNKPSVAIIDTDRASGSVNTLLTTVGTGSVTPLTVDIDNGYVYAGDFGTSDRVARVSIADGTVSYYGTSSRSLKKSLAVDPVSHIVYAAILDDKTIWELRPDGTSIPHAIGFQPTGMAIASGDVLVSSGSGLSRFDTKTWSVTATAPALANTGDVEVDLERQVIYVPGGAGEVNMLNASTLAIEGKVVTKGSILDVDHSVGTLVSAGSTVVELYTASPTVTRVGGADRFETSAAISRRQFASSPLVAFVASGAGFADALSASAAAGAQGGPVLLTERDKIPAAIAAELSRLKPQHIVVMGGTVAVSAAVQTALESYSPDVTRLSGADRFEVSAAVSRATFGPTRPVAYVASGTNFPDALSGSAAAGALGGPVLLVTPDTIPDPVKKELERLTPAKIVVLGGTAAINESVVDTLKTIQPNTRRTAGADRFAVSAAVSKGVFPTPTSTVYVASGSSYADALSGAAAAIATGSPVLLVGPTSIPADIARELDRLDPRRIVILGGTQAVDPAVEAQLRSYIAV, encoded by the coding sequence ATGAAGATCGACAGCACGAGCCATTTCGGCTACGTCGTCGACAAGGCCTCGAAATCCGTTCTCGTCTATGACCTGTCTGAGAGTTCTTTCATCCCCGTGACGTCGATCCCGACGGGGCTCGCGTTCCCGGTCGCGACAGCGCTCGACGAGAACGCCCACCGACTGGCAGTGGCTGATCTCAACAAGCCCTCGGTGGCCATCATCGACACCGATCGGGCATCGGGGTCGGTCAACACCCTTCTGACGACGGTCGGTACCGGGTCGGTCACTCCTCTGACCGTCGACATCGACAATGGCTACGTCTATGCGGGAGATTTCGGCACCAGTGACCGCGTCGCACGAGTGTCGATCGCCGACGGAACCGTGTCCTATTACGGGACCAGCTCGAGGAGTCTGAAGAAGAGCTTGGCGGTGGATCCCGTGTCCCACATCGTCTATGCCGCAATCCTGGACGACAAGACGATCTGGGAATTGCGTCCTGACGGCACCAGCATTCCGCACGCCATCGGTTTCCAACCCACGGGGATGGCCATCGCGTCCGGCGACGTCCTCGTATCAAGCGGCTCAGGTCTGAGCAGGTTCGATACGAAGACCTGGAGTGTCACTGCCACCGCACCAGCATTAGCCAACACGGGAGACGTCGAGGTCGATCTCGAGCGGCAAGTGATCTACGTGCCAGGGGGCGCGGGCGAAGTGAATATGCTCAATGCCAGCACCCTGGCGATCGAGGGAAAGGTCGTCACGAAGGGCTCCATCCTTGATGTGGACCACAGCGTAGGCACACTCGTGTCAGCAGGCTCGACGGTGGTGGAGCTGTACACGGCCTCGCCCACGGTGACGCGGGTCGGGGGCGCCGATCGGTTTGAGACGTCGGCGGCGATCTCAAGGCGGCAATTCGCCTCGTCGCCCTTGGTGGCGTTCGTCGCTTCGGGTGCGGGGTTCGCCGATGCACTCAGTGCCTCCGCGGCCGCAGGTGCACAAGGCGGCCCAGTGCTCCTCACCGAGCGGGACAAGATTCCGGCGGCGATCGCGGCCGAACTTTCTCGCTTGAAGCCGCAGCACATCGTCGTGATGGGTGGAACGGTGGCGGTGAGCGCGGCAGTTCAGACGGCGCTGGAGTCGTACTCCCCAGACGTGACCCGCCTCAGCGGAGCAGATCGGTTCGAGGTGTCAGCTGCGGTGTCCCGCGCGACCTTCGGCCCCACGCGTCCGGTCGCCTACGTAGCGTCCGGAACCAACTTCCCCGATGCGCTTTCCGGCTCGGCAGCCGCCGGCGCACTAGGGGGCCCAGTGCTCCTCGTCACCCCCGACACCATCCCCGACCCTGTGAAGAAGGAACTCGAGCGACTGACCCCTGCCAAGATCGTCGTTCTCGGCGGCACTGCGGCAATCAACGAATCGGTCGTCGATACGCTCAAGACCATCCAGCCGAACACCCGTCGCACGGCGGGAGCTGATCGCTTCGCCGTGTCAGCGGCCGTGTCCAAGGGGGTCTTTCCGACTCCCACCTCCACCGTGTACGTCGCGTCGGGTTCCAGCTATGCAGACGCGCTCTCTGGTGCTGCAGCGGCGATCGCAACGGGCTCACCCGTGCTGCTCGTAGGCCCGACCAGCATTCCGGCCGACATCGCCCGAGAGCTTGACCGACTCGATCCGCGACGGATCGTCATCCTGGGCGGGACGCAGGCAGTCGACCCGGCTGTAGAGGCGCAGCTCCGGTCCTACATAGCCGTCTGA
- a CDS encoding glycoside hydrolase family 65 protein: MNPIASDPLDRTQFPLDEWALTEAEFHTATQGRTETLFAVGNGYLGLRGNFEEGHKAYAEGTFINGFHDTWQIKHAEEAYGFARVGQTIVNVPDARVIRLYVDDEPFVVADADTIEYSRRLDFRTGVLERVVEWRTPSGKRVLIRSRRLVSFTDRHLAVIDYEVTMLDSDASVLISSQILNRQDRVDEYTPVAGAGGAGIGDPRKASSFSERVLLPRFKWIHEGRYVLGYRAANSGMTLAVGAEHHLETANEWDESAQIDDDIAKQVYRVRAKAGQRIRLVKTIAYHTSSTVPTSELADRANRTLDRIRETPIEEVFARQEEWLADFWRRSDVVIPGQPAVQQAVRWNIFQLAQSTARTDGGGIAAKGVSGSGYGGHYFWDTEIYVLPFLTYTSPQVARNALRFRQGMLPAARDRAVELNQRGALFPWRTINGLESSAYYAAGTAQYHIDADISHALSQYVAATGDDDFLRRGAIDILVETARMWADLGFWRGREGDHGPQTFHIHGVTGPDEYTTVVNDNLFTNVMARANLRAAVRQARRLRHESPDDYAAMAKRLDLTEDEIEEWSEAAEAMHILFDADLGIHPQDAQFLEKELWDLENTPASKRPLLLHFHPLVIYRFQVIKQADVVLALFLQGDEFTTREKRANFEYYDALTTGDSTLSASTQAIIAAEVGYRELALGYFQAALFVDLGDLHHNTADGIHVASTGGVWSALAFGFGGMRDYLGKFTFDPRLPEEWESMVFHVTIHGSLIEVDLRQHEMTFTILGPSAPTPVAALDGVAAAAGGGVAAAAGGGGRGGAGDTGSTTAPAATAPAGRYASPSTQSNRSVEVWVRGERVLLVSGTPVTVPLADDRPTIEGAPTTSDIEGTMRADGSVITASMPTIVSDIEGPESIVGFD; the protein is encoded by the coding sequence ATGAACCCCATCGCCTCCGATCCGCTCGACCGCACCCAGTTCCCGCTCGACGAGTGGGCGCTCACCGAAGCCGAGTTCCACACGGCCACGCAGGGCCGCACCGAGACGCTGTTCGCGGTCGGCAACGGCTACCTGGGCCTCCGCGGCAACTTCGAGGAGGGCCACAAGGCCTACGCCGAGGGCACCTTCATCAACGGCTTCCACGACACCTGGCAGATCAAGCACGCCGAGGAGGCGTACGGCTTCGCCCGGGTGGGGCAGACGATCGTGAACGTGCCCGACGCACGGGTCATCCGCCTCTACGTCGACGACGAGCCGTTCGTGGTGGCCGATGCCGACACCATCGAGTACTCGCGCCGGCTCGACTTCAGGACGGGCGTGCTCGAGCGGGTCGTGGAGTGGCGCACGCCCTCGGGCAAGCGGGTGCTCATCCGTTCGCGCCGGCTGGTCTCGTTCACCGACCGGCACCTCGCCGTCATCGACTACGAGGTCACCATGCTCGACTCCGACGCCTCGGTGCTCATCTCGAGCCAGATCCTCAACCGGCAAGACAGGGTCGACGAGTACACCCCCGTGGCGGGAGCGGGCGGAGCCGGCATCGGCGACCCGCGCAAGGCGTCCTCGTTCAGCGAGCGGGTGCTGCTCCCGCGCTTCAAGTGGATCCACGAGGGCCGCTACGTGCTCGGCTACCGCGCGGCGAACTCGGGCATGACCCTGGCGGTCGGCGCCGAGCACCACCTCGAGACCGCCAACGAGTGGGACGAGTCGGCGCAGATCGACGACGACATCGCCAAGCAGGTCTACCGCGTGCGCGCGAAGGCCGGGCAGCGCATCCGTCTGGTCAAGACCATCGCGTACCACACCTCCTCCACGGTGCCCACGTCCGAGCTCGCCGACCGGGCGAACCGCACGCTCGACCGCATCCGCGAGACGCCGATCGAAGAGGTGTTCGCGCGGCAGGAGGAGTGGCTGGCCGACTTCTGGCGGCGCTCCGACGTCGTCATCCCGGGGCAGCCGGCCGTGCAGCAGGCCGTGCGCTGGAACATCTTCCAGCTCGCCCAGTCGACCGCGCGCACCGACGGCGGCGGCATCGCCGCGAAGGGCGTCTCGGGCTCGGGCTACGGCGGCCACTACTTCTGGGACACGGAGATCTACGTGCTCCCCTTCCTCACGTACACCTCGCCGCAGGTGGCGCGCAACGCGCTGCGCTTCCGGCAGGGCATGCTGCCCGCCGCCCGCGACCGCGCGGTCGAGCTGAACCAGCGCGGGGCGCTGTTCCCCTGGCGCACGATCAACGGCCTCGAGTCCTCGGCCTACTACGCGGCCGGCACGGCGCAGTACCACATCGACGCCGACATCTCCCACGCACTCTCGCAGTACGTGGCGGCCACCGGCGACGACGACTTCCTGCGCCGCGGCGCCATCGACATCCTGGTCGAGACGGCGCGAATGTGGGCCGACCTCGGCTTCTGGCGCGGGCGCGAGGGCGACCACGGGCCGCAGACCTTCCACATCCACGGCGTCACCGGGCCCGACGAGTACACCACCGTCGTCAACGACAACCTCTTCACCAACGTGATGGCGCGGGCGAACCTCCGTGCCGCCGTGCGTCAGGCCCGGCGGCTGCGACACGAGTCCCCCGACGACTACGCCGCGATGGCCAAGCGCCTCGACCTCACCGAGGACGAGATCGAGGAGTGGTCGGAGGCGGCGGAGGCCATGCACATCCTCTTCGACGCCGACCTCGGCATCCACCCGCAGGACGCGCAGTTCCTCGAGAAGGAGCTGTGGGACCTCGAGAACACGCCCGCCTCGAAGCGGCCGCTGCTGCTGCACTTCCACCCGCTGGTGATCTACCGCTTCCAGGTGATCAAGCAGGCCGACGTGGTGCTCGCCCTGTTCCTGCAGGGCGACGAGTTCACCACCCGCGAGAAGCGGGCGAACTTCGAGTACTACGACGCGCTCACCACCGGTGACTCGACCCTGTCGGCCTCGACGCAGGCCATCATCGCGGCCGAGGTCGGCTACCGCGAGCTCGCACTCGGCTACTTCCAGGCGGCGCTGTTCGTCGACCTCGGCGACCTGCACCACAACACGGCCGACGGCATCCACGTGGCGTCGACGGGCGGTGTGTGGAGCGCGCTGGCGTTCGGCTTCGGCGGCATGCGCGACTACCTCGGCAAGTTCACCTTCGACCCGCGGCTGCCCGAGGAGTGGGAGTCGATGGTGTTCCACGTGACCATCCACGGCTCGCTGATCGAGGTCGACCTGCGGCAGCACGAGATGACCTTCACGATCCTCGGCCCCTCGGCGCCCACTCCGGTGGCGGCGCTCGACGGGGTGGCAGCTGCCGCGGGCGGCGGGGTCGCGGCTGCCGCGGGCGGCGGCGGGCGCGGCGGAGCCGGCGACACGGGGTCGACCACCGCCCCTGCCGCCACCGCCCCTGCCGGGCGCTACGCCTCCCCCTCGACGCAGTCGAACCGCTCGGTCGAGGTATGGGTGCGCGGCGAGCGCGTGCTCCTCGTGTCCGGAACCCCGGTCACCGTCCCGCTGGCCGACGACCGCCCCACCATCGAGGGCGCGCCGACCACCTCCGACATCGAGGGCACGATGCGCGCCGACGGCTCGGTCATCACCGCCTCCATGCCCACGATCGTCTCCGACATCGAGGGCCCGGAGTCGATCGTCGGCTTCGACTGA
- a CDS encoding HAD family hydrolase: MTETAVRDQTRIASSKAFLFDLDGVLTPTVDVHMRAWSRLFTPYLEAHGAAPYSDDDYYLHIDGKPRFDGVKSLLDSRGLSLPDGTPDDPAGEGTVWALGNRKNDAFAAALREDGIAPYPGSAVMLDRAIAAGYEVAVVSSSRNAEAVLTTAGIRDRFDVIVDGMVAAAEGISGKPAPDTYQRAATLLGLPTSECIVVEDAHSGVQAGRDGDFALVIGVDRGVGAQELLDSGADIVVDDLDELLPSLR, encoded by the coding sequence ATGACCGAAACCGCAGTCCGCGACCAGACGCGCATCGCCTCCTCGAAAGCGTTCCTGTTCGACCTCGACGGAGTGCTCACGCCCACCGTCGACGTGCACATGCGCGCCTGGTCCCGCCTCTTCACGCCGTACCTCGAGGCGCACGGTGCCGCGCCCTACAGCGACGACGACTACTACCTCCACATCGACGGCAAGCCGCGCTTCGACGGCGTGAAGTCGCTGCTCGACTCGCGCGGCCTCTCGCTGCCCGACGGCACGCCGGACGACCCGGCGGGCGAGGGCACCGTCTGGGCACTCGGCAACCGCAAGAACGACGCCTTCGCCGCCGCCCTCCGCGAGGACGGGATCGCCCCCTATCCGGGCTCGGCCGTCATGCTCGACCGGGCCATCGCGGCCGGCTACGAGGTGGCCGTGGTGTCGAGCTCCCGCAACGCGGAGGCCGTGCTGACGACGGCCGGCATCCGCGACCGCTTCGACGTGATCGTCGACGGGATGGTCGCCGCGGCCGAGGGCATCTCGGGCAAGCCGGCGCCCGACACCTACCAGCGCGCGGCCACACTGCTCGGCCTCCCGACGAGCGAGTGCATCGTGGTCGAGGATGCGCACTCGGGCGTGCAGGCCGGCCGCGACGGCGACTTCGCCCTCGTCATCGGCGTCGACCGCGGGGTCGGGGCCCAGGAGCTGCTCGACTCCGGGGCGGACATCGTGGTCGACGACCTCGACGAGCTGCTGCCGTCGCTGCGCTGA
- a CDS encoding CitMHS family transporter yields the protein MVAAFMVLIMTKRMTPVLALIIVPTIFGLFAGAGLGIGDMALDAIGGLAPTAALLMFAIIYFGLMIDVGLFDPLVRLILRLVGNDPVKVVVGTALLAAVISLDGDGSTTFIVVTSALLPIYLRLGLSPVVLTCVAGLANGTMNILPWGGPTARAAAALELSPSDVFTPMIPSMLAGLAVIFLFAWHLGRLERKRLGSLALPGEESEVPDARAGSSRGGLFRRPASPRPGSGSAARGGRGGSGSARTATQVERISTGALQALVNPADTAMADTMLDPNRPTLRPKLFWFNLVLTVAVMVLLVADVLPLAYVFMAGSAVAILVNFPRVSQQAERIVAHAPSIVGVVSMVLAAGVLIGVLEGTGMVDAMAAWVASSIPASLGAFSAVITGLLSIPMTFFLSNDAFYFGILPVLAESASAFGIDPVDMARASITGQVVHMQSPLVPAILLLVSLAGVNLGDHHKKVLWRAVVVALVMLAVGVGIGAIGIG from the coding sequence ATGGTCGCCGCCTTCATGGTGCTGATCATGACCAAGCGCATGACGCCCGTGCTCGCCCTGATCATTGTGCCGACCATCTTCGGCCTGTTCGCGGGAGCCGGGCTCGGCATCGGCGACATGGCGCTCGACGCGATCGGCGGGCTCGCCCCCACCGCGGCGCTGTTGATGTTCGCCATCATCTACTTCGGCCTGATGATCGACGTGGGGCTGTTCGACCCGCTGGTGCGCCTGATCCTGAGGCTCGTCGGCAACGACCCCGTGAAGGTCGTGGTGGGCACGGCCCTGCTGGCCGCGGTCATCTCGCTCGACGGCGACGGATCGACCACCTTCATCGTCGTCACCAGCGCCCTGCTGCCGATCTACCTGCGCCTCGGCCTCAGCCCGGTCGTGCTGACCTGCGTCGCCGGCCTCGCCAACGGCACCATGAACATCCTGCCCTGGGGCGGGCCCACCGCCAGGGCCGCAGCGGCGCTCGAACTCTCGCCGAGCGACGTGTTCACCCCGATGATCCCGTCGATGCTGGCCGGGCTGGCCGTGATCTTCCTGTTCGCGTGGCACCTGGGCCGGCTTGAGCGCAAGCGGCTCGGGTCGCTGGCGCTGCCGGGTGAAGAGAGCGAGGTCCCGGATGCCCGTGCCGGCTCGTCGCGCGGCGGACTGTTCCGGCGCCCGGCCTCGCCCCGTCCCGGCTCGGGTTCGGCGGCTCGCGGCGGTCGTGGCGGCTCGGGTTCGGCGCGCACCGCCACGCAGGTCGAACGCATCTCGACCGGTGCCCTGCAGGCCCTCGTCAACCCGGCCGACACCGCGATGGCCGACACGATGCTCGACCCGAACCGCCCCACGCTCCGCCCCAAGCTGTTCTGGTTCAACCTCGTGCTGACCGTCGCCGTGATGGTGCTGCTCGTCGCCGACGTGCTCCCGCTCGCCTACGTCTTCATGGCGGGCAGCGCGGTCGCGATCCTGGTGAACTTCCCGCGGGTCTCGCAGCAGGCCGAGCGCATCGTCGCCCACGCCCCCTCCATCGTCGGCGTCGTGTCGATGGTGCTGGCGGCCGGCGTGCTGATCGGCGTGCTCGAGGGCACCGGCATGGTCGACGCCATGGCCGCCTGGGTCGCCTCCTCCATCCCCGCCTCGCTGGGCGCGTTCTCGGCCGTGATCACGGGGCTGCTGAGCATCCCGATGACCTTCTTCCTGTCCAACGACGCCTTCTACTTCGGCATCCTGCCGGTGCTGGCCGAGAGCGCCTCGGCCTTCGGCATCGACCCGGTCGACATGGCCCGGGCCTCGATCACCGGCCAGGTCGTGCACATGCAGAGCCCGCTGGTTCCGGCCATCCTGCTGCTCGTCTCGCTCGCCGGGGTGAACCTGGGCGACCACCACAAGAAGGTGCTCTGGCGGGCCGTCGTGGTCGCGCTGGTGATGCTCGCGGTGGGCGTCGGCATCGGCGCGATCGGCATCGGCTGA